Proteins encoded within one genomic window of Citricoccus muralis:
- a CDS encoding S1C family serine protease, which yields MHGSIPSEFGFGPPEPPRRPRRGWVYVLVMLAGVAGAVGLFAGALNLLMGHVANLTPQAEQRHEAATGVPDEAATLSGTARGLAEELDHVHEGIDVDWDASAARTGTGIDEGQVVDSAPGIFMVDTMMMGFYGTGTGMVLTADGIAVTNYHVVENSTDVVVRMADTDIEYNATVLGRDSEHDVAVLQIEDAPELPVTSLNLSTPQIGDINAAVGNGGGQGYLTSVVGEVTALDKTILAGTDAAETTSRLTGLIETTADVVPGYSGGPLVDRDGQVIGVSTAASPGETTEEVNGYAIPIAVALEIVNQVLSGEETETVSIGVDGALGITILTTDDGPDIQEVTPDSAAEELGLRAGDLIISVEGETVTTSSELARAINDRNVGDLVEVVWRDASGATQTGTATLQEAVVN from the coding sequence ATGCACGGGTCCATCCCCTCCGAATTTGGGTTCGGCCCGCCCGAGCCGCCCCGTCGGCCACGCCGAGGCTGGGTGTACGTGCTGGTCATGCTGGCCGGTGTTGCCGGAGCGGTCGGGCTCTTTGCTGGCGCCCTGAACCTCTTGATGGGCCACGTGGCCAATCTGACCCCGCAAGCCGAACAGCGGCACGAAGCCGCTACCGGGGTCCCCGACGAGGCGGCCACGCTCAGCGGCACCGCCCGGGGCCTGGCCGAAGAACTAGACCACGTACACGAGGGCATCGACGTCGACTGGGACGCCTCGGCGGCGCGCACGGGCACCGGGATTGATGAAGGCCAGGTGGTCGACTCCGCCCCCGGAATCTTTATGGTCGACACCATGATGATGGGCTTCTACGGCACCGGCACCGGCATGGTGCTCACCGCGGACGGGATCGCCGTCACCAATTACCACGTGGTCGAGAACTCCACCGATGTGGTGGTGCGCATGGCCGACACGGACATCGAATACAACGCCACCGTGCTCGGCCGCGATTCCGAGCACGACGTCGCGGTGCTGCAGATCGAGGACGCGCCAGAACTGCCGGTCACCTCACTGAATCTCAGCACCCCGCAGATCGGTGACATCAACGCCGCCGTCGGCAACGGTGGTGGACAGGGCTATCTGACCTCGGTGGTGGGGGAGGTGACCGCCCTGGACAAGACCATCCTTGCCGGAACTGACGCCGCAGAAACAACATCGCGGCTCACCGGACTCATCGAGACTACCGCCGACGTCGTGCCGGGCTACTCGGGCGGGCCACTCGTGGACCGTGACGGTCAGGTCATCGGGGTGAGCACCGCCGCATCACCGGGTGAGACCACCGAAGAAGTCAACGGGTACGCCATCCCCATCGCCGTCGCCCTGGAGATCGTCAATCAGGTGCTCTCCGGTGAAGAAACCGAAACAGTGTCCATCGGCGTCGACGGCGCCTTAGGCATCACCATCCTCACCACCGACGACGGCCCGGACATCCAGGAAGTCACCCCGGACTCGGCTGCCGAGGAACTCGGATTGCGCGCCGGCGACCTCATCATCTCCGTCGAGGGGGAGACCGTCACCACCAGCAGTGAGCTCGCCCGGGCCATCAACGACCGCAACGTCGGCGACCTCGTGGAGGTGGTGTGGCGCGATGCCTCCGGAGCCACCCAGACCGGAACCGCCACCCTTCAAGAAGCCGTCGTCAACTAA
- the tpx gene encoding thiol peroxidase — protein MATTSFKNTPAHTVADLPAVGTKAPDVELVGTDLQPFRLSDHAGKTVVLNIFPSVDTGVCAASVRTFNQHAADLEDTVVLCVSQDLPFAQGRFCGAEGIENVVMGSAFRSDFGTEFGLRLADSPMAGLLARAVIVIDAEGTVTYTQLVPEITEEPDYDDALSATN, from the coding sequence ATGGCTACGACCAGTTTCAAGAACACGCCCGCACACACTGTCGCCGATCTGCCCGCCGTGGGGACGAAAGCCCCCGACGTCGAACTCGTCGGCACCGACCTGCAGCCCTTCCGACTGTCTGACCACGCGGGCAAAACCGTCGTGCTCAACATTTTCCCCTCCGTTGATACCGGGGTGTGCGCCGCATCTGTGCGCACCTTCAACCAGCACGCCGCTGACCTCGAAGACACCGTGGTGCTCTGCGTTTCGCAGGACTTGCCCTTCGCGCAGGGCCGCTTCTGCGGCGCCGAAGGCATCGAGAATGTCGTGATGGGTTCCGCTTTCCGCTCCGATTTTGGCACCGAGTTCGGTCTGCGCCTGGCTGATTCGCCGATGGCCGGCCTGCTGGCCCGCGCCGTGATCGTCATCGATGCTGAAGGCACCGTCACCTACACCCAGCTCGTCCCCGAGATCACCGAGGAACCGGACTACGACGACGCCCTGTCCGCAACCAACTGA
- a CDS encoding patatin-like phospholipase family protein — MELTNNLTDTALLFEGGGMRASFTSGMVVALLESGIHANFVAGISAGSSNTCNYLTRDPVRARTSFVEFAADPQFGDWRTFLRGRGLFNAEYIYERTGMPGQALPFDFEAYRANPATVQLGGFDVESGEMVWWSKDDTTRMPDLMRRVRASSTMPVLMPPVQINDRTYVDGALGPDGGVPLSTALDHGYEKFLVILTREREYRKAPERFPHFYRTYFRRYPAVADALVTRWRRYNETREKLFALEREGKAYLFVPEQMPVSNGERNVAKLRASHEQGLAQARREIPAIREFLGLSATPK, encoded by the coding sequence GTGGAGTTGACCAACAATCTGACAGACACCGCCCTGCTTTTCGAAGGCGGCGGTATGCGCGCCTCATTCACCTCCGGCATGGTGGTGGCCTTGCTAGAATCCGGAATCCACGCGAATTTCGTGGCGGGCATTTCGGCCGGTTCCTCCAATACCTGCAATTATCTGACCCGAGACCCGGTGCGGGCGCGCACCTCGTTCGTCGAGTTCGCCGCGGACCCGCAGTTCGGCGACTGGCGCACCTTCCTGCGAGGACGGGGCCTGTTCAACGCGGAGTACATCTACGAGCGCACTGGGATGCCCGGTCAGGCCCTCCCCTTTGATTTTGAGGCGTACCGTGCGAATCCCGCCACCGTGCAGTTGGGCGGTTTCGACGTCGAGTCGGGCGAGATGGTGTGGTGGAGCAAGGACGACACGACGCGGATGCCCGATTTGATGCGGCGGGTGCGCGCTTCCTCCACAATGCCGGTGCTGATGCCGCCGGTGCAGATCAACGACCGCACCTATGTTGATGGTGCGCTGGGGCCCGACGGCGGAGTGCCCCTGTCGACGGCGCTGGATCACGGCTACGAAAAGTTCCTGGTAATTCTGACCCGCGAACGCGAATACCGGAAGGCACCCGAACGGTTCCCTCATTTCTATCGCACCTACTTCCGGCGCTACCCGGCCGTGGCCGATGCCCTGGTGACACGGTGGCGACGTTACAACGAGACGCGGGAGAAGCTCTTCGCCCTGGAACGCGAGGGCAAGGCCTATCTGTTCGTTCCGGAACAGATGCCGGTGTCGAACGGCGAGCGCAATGTGGCCAAGCTACGCGCCTCGCACGAGCAGGGACTGGCGCAGGCGCGCCGCGAGATTCCTGCGATCCGAGAGTTCCTCGGGCTCTCCGCTACTCCGAAATAA
- a CDS encoding acyltransferase family protein: MTWMDAARGVAVLLVVILHGATIPMSTGAGSETWVEINRYIEPVRMPLLLFLSGMLLPRSLAKPWTTFLRGKLHGIAWPLLVWMLLYGVLVFRNSVFDPGLWRSGDYLWFLFVVLGCYFLGMLARWVHPLLIALVMVAAITAIPDPPMHRLDMKLLYFGAFFFFGAGLGRFVPQWTRAPAWIGVVVTVIAGWLCFQAADDLDLRRGTAIAASISLICLAAMLWWLPRLPSNRGTAWLEWFGRHSLVVYVSHFPIMILVHRTVDRFDVESWIHVGFCTVVTLLVVTVMTLIRPQTSWLYAWPQRKPAPSRAERDLISE, encoded by the coding sequence ATGACGTGGATGGACGCAGCCCGCGGCGTGGCCGTGTTGCTGGTCGTCATTCTGCACGGTGCGACTATTCCGATGTCGACCGGTGCCGGCTCGGAAACCTGGGTCGAGATCAACAGATACATCGAACCGGTGCGCATGCCACTGTTGCTCTTCCTCTCCGGAATGCTGTTGCCGCGCTCCCTGGCCAAACCCTGGACGACGTTTCTGCGGGGCAAACTGCACGGCATTGCCTGGCCGCTGCTGGTGTGGATGCTGCTCTACGGGGTGCTGGTTTTCCGCAATAGTGTTTTCGACCCAGGGCTCTGGCGATCCGGTGACTACCTGTGGTTCTTGTTCGTGGTGTTGGGTTGCTACTTCCTCGGGATGCTGGCCCGCTGGGTGCACCCGCTACTCATCGCGCTGGTGATGGTCGCCGCAATCACGGCGATCCCGGACCCGCCGATGCACCGGCTCGATATGAAGCTGCTGTACTTCGGCGCGTTCTTCTTCTTCGGTGCTGGCTTGGGGCGGTTCGTGCCACAGTGGACGCGGGCACCAGCCTGGATCGGGGTCGTCGTGACCGTGATCGCCGGGTGGCTGTGCTTCCAAGCCGCCGATGATCTGGACCTGCGCCGCGGCACCGCCATCGCCGCATCGATCTCCCTGATCTGTTTGGCCGCCATGCTGTGGTGGCTGCCCCGGCTACCCTCGAACCGCGGTACCGCATGGCTGGAGTGGTTCGGGCGCCACTCACTGGTGGTCTACGTATCGCATTTCCCCATCATGATCCTCGTGCACCGTACCGTGGACCGCTTCGACGTCGAATCGTGGATCCACGTGGGATTCTGCACCGTGGTCACTCTGCTCGTCGTCACCGTGATGACCTTGATTCGACCGCAGACCTCCTGGCTCTACGCCTGGCCGCAGCGCAAACCGGCGCCATCTCGCGCCGAGCGGGACCTTATTTCGGAGTAG
- a CDS encoding PACE efflux transporter — MKLSVDSAPSGAPATTQPDVPLGPGGRPALIGRRVFTRPVTRRVVYAVVFEALAIAFTTLLLVATGQSAQGSLVVGVVSSVVALTWNLIFNTIFEFWERRSGTSGRPWWVRALHAVTFELGLMMILIPLIAWILSISLLQALVLEAGLLVFFLIYTAVYAWSFDRVFGLPDAAQTAPASG, encoded by the coding sequence GTGAAGCTCTCCGTTGATTCCGCTCCATCCGGTGCGCCTGCGACAACTCAGCCCGACGTTCCGCTCGGTCCGGGCGGCCGACCGGCGCTCATCGGTCGGCGGGTGTTCACCCGCCCCGTCACGCGCCGGGTGGTCTATGCCGTGGTGTTTGAAGCGCTGGCGATTGCGTTCACCACGCTGCTGTTGGTGGCCACCGGACAGTCGGCCCAAGGGTCGCTGGTGGTCGGCGTCGTCTCCTCGGTGGTGGCACTGACCTGGAACCTGATTTTCAACACGATCTTCGAGTTTTGGGAACGCCGCAGTGGAACCAGCGGCCGCCCGTGGTGGGTCCGGGCGCTGCACGCCGTCACCTTCGAATTGGGCTTGATGATGATCCTGATCCCGCTCATCGCCTGGATTCTGAGTATCAGTCTGCTGCAGGCGCTGGTGCTGGAAGCCGGGCTATTGGTCTTCTTCCTGATCTACACCGCAGTGTATGCTTGGAGTTTTGACCGGGTCTTTGGCCTTCCTGACGCCGCACAGACCGCTCCTGCCTCTGGGTGA